The DNA region GTCCATCCGCGCCCCAGCCCGTGCGGTGCCCGGTAAATGTGCCCGTCAGTATGGGTACGGTGATCCCCGTGTCCGCCGAGGCGAACCCGTTCACACCAAACGCCAGCTTGTCCGTGCCGCGCGTCCACGCCGTCGCCGCCACGCGGCCCGCGTACAGGAAGTTCTCGTTGTCGTTCGCGCCGTTGTTCACGCCGTTGCCGTTAAAAAGTCCCACGCCGTAGTTCACGCGCTTGTTCGCAACCACGCCGTTCACGCCGAGCCCGATCTGCCGGCTCACCGTCAGCTGGTCGTTCGGCAGCGAGCGCTCGATGAAAATCGTCTTGGTGTCAGACAGCAGCTGCTCGTAGCCGTGCGGCGTCTTGAACTGCCCGATCTGCACATTCGCAAACGCGTACTTGTTCCAGTTCACGAACGCGTCCGCCAGCTGTGCCCGGTATCCCGATACGCCGCCGACGGAGTTGTTGCCGAAGTCCGACTGGATCGTGAAATCGAAGTTCTCCGCGAACGCGCCCTTCACCGTCAGCCGCGTGCGCCGCAGCAGGAAACGGTCGTTGATCCCCGTGAAGCGCGAGTCCGGCGCATCGCCCGCCTCGCCCTGCATCTGGATGTAGCCGCCGAGCGTGAGCGCCTTCTCTTTGCCCGCGGCCTTCACCACCGTCATCGGCTTGCCGTCATAGCCGATCTGCCGCGTCAGATCGGAAAATTCCTTCAACGTCGGCGCCAGTTCGTCGGCGCTCACCGTATCGTTCATCCGCGACTCGAGCCGCAAGATCGCGGCCTCGATTCGCTTGAGCCGTTCTTCAACGGATAATTCAGGATTCTGGCCATGCGCGACAGTCGTCAGCGCAGCCGCCACCATCAGCGCGTGCAGGTAGGTTTTGGAGTTGTTCATAGGTCAGTCCGCAAAACAGCGGACGCACTTAACAACGACCCCTGCTCGCTGTCCCTTGAGGTGTTTCCCTGCCTATTGCAGTCGGCTGGCCAAAATTTCTGTAAAATCCCCGCCCCTCCTCCCGCCCTCGCTCACGTCAACATCCGCACCCGCCGGTCCCGCCGCGGGAACTGCACTGTCACCACCGTGCCCACGCCCGGGTTGCTCTCGATCCCGATCTGCCCGCCATGCGCGCGCAAAATCCGCTGCACGATCATCAGCCCCAGCCCGCTCCCGCCGACCTTCGTCGTCTGATACGGCTGAAACAACTTCACCAAATCCTCCTGCTTGATCCCGCTCCCCGTGTCCCCAAACGACAGGAACACGAACTCGTCATCCGACCACGTCCTCATCCGCAACGCCCCACCCGGCTCCATCGCCTCCATCGCGTTTTTGATCAGGTTGAAAAACACCTGCTTCAACTGATTCCGGTCCGCCAGAATCACCGGCAACGACTCCGGCAGCTCGGCCTCGACCGTGATGCCACGATCCTCGAGTTCGTTATGTTGAAAATTCAACACCTCCGCCAGCACCTCGGTCAGATGCGTCTCCGCCAGATCCGGCGGCCGCGGCCGGATCGCCTCCAGGAAATTCGTGATGATCCCATCCAGCCGCTGCACCTCGCCCTGACACACACGGATCGATTCCGCCAGCGCTTCCGAGTCCTTGTCCTTCGCCGCCTTCAATTTCTTCAACCGCCGCTCGATCAACTGCAGGTGGATCGTCAGCGAGTTCAGCGGATTCCCCAGTTCGTGCGCCACCCCCGCCGCCAGCAGCAAAATCGACGACGTGCGCTCGCTCTCGATCCGCGCCTCCGTCGTCTGCTTGTCCCGCGTGATGTCCGTCAAAATCACCGCAAACCGCCGCTCCGCCCCGCGTCCCTCCGCCTGAAACGGCACCAGATAAAGCCGCACCACCCGCGCCTCCGGATAAGTCAGCTCGATCTCCCGTGTCGCGACCGGCGAGCCCTTCACAGAATCGTCCAGCGCCGACTCGAGCGACGCCCGCAACCCTGGCACCAGACGCCACAACGTCACCCGTGTCAGCTCCTCCTCGCGC from Nibricoccus aquaticus includes:
- a CDS encoding porin translates to MNNSKTYLHALMVAAALTTVAHGQNPELSVEERLKRIEAAILRLESRMNDTVSADELAPTLKEFSDLTRQIGYDGKPMTVVKAAGKEKALTLGGYIQMQGEAGDAPDSRFTGINDRFLLRRTRLTVKGAFAENFDFTIQSDFGNNSVGGVSGYRAQLADAFVNWNKYAFANVQIGQFKTPHGYEQLLSDTKTIFIERSLPNDQLTVSRQIGLGVNGVVANKRVNYGVGLFNGNGVNNGANDNENFLYAGRVAATAWTRGTDKLAFGVNGFASADTGITVPILTGTFTGHRTGWGADGQLTLGRLDVGGEFLHLLANRRTGVDATAEGWNAFAGYFVLPKTLQAVLRFETYDSNTNTADTTSDTWTLGLNYYLKGDDLKLSLNYLLGDPAGVLSDQGRLLGRLQVIF
- a CDS encoding two-component system sensor histidine kinase NtrB, with product MAGKKHSSLDRVLGRLDTLDSVNLANLVQRLARERGVFEDIFNTLQEGVLIIDADGVIEYANQAAHPLIGLREEELTRVTLWRLVPGLRASLESALDDSVKGSPVATREIELTYPEARVVRLYLVPFQAEGRGAERRFAVILTDITRDKQTTEARIESERTSSILLLAAGVAHELGNPLNSLTIHLQLIERRLKKLKAAKDKDSEALAESIRVCQGEVQRLDGIITNFLEAIRPRPPDLAETHLTEVLAEVLNFQHNELEDRGITVEAELPESLPVILADRNQLKQVFFNLIKNAMEAMEPGGALRMRTWSDDEFVFLSFGDTGSGIKQEDLVKLFQPYQTTKVGGSGLGLMIVQRILRAHGGQIGIESNPGVGTVVTVQFPRRDRRVRMLT